In the genome of Euzebya sp., one region contains:
- a CDS encoding sigma-70 family RNA polymerase sigma factor has translation MQSSRALDQPPRPPSVRARLSVRAQTSLAAIASLCTLRVAVATAGGRGLPVHLAAAAYRGAAAPVTARAPGGDAAAPDAAELIDADVIAHVRDAQDGNAHAFSLLYDRYVDRVYGYCYHRVGNAQTAEDLTADVFMRALKRIDSFSWQGKDFGAWLIAIARNRCHDHFKSARFRMENPVAEVYDSPDSGPSYDARPERDLELRELQAQVHAALEQLKSEHAEVLFHRFLQGFDVEATARVMGKKPGAIRALQYRALKALAKHVDVEAFL, from the coding sequence ATGCAGTCCAGTCGTGCGCTGGATCAGCCGCCGCGCCCCCCATCCGTCCGGGCGCGGCTGTCCGTCCGCGCCCAGACGTCGCTCGCGGCGATCGCGTCGCTGTGCACCCTGCGGGTGGCGGTGGCCACCGCCGGGGGCCGTGGCCTGCCCGTCCACCTCGCGGCCGCCGCCTACCGCGGTGCCGCCGCGCCCGTCACCGCGCGCGCTCCCGGAGGGGACGCCGCGGCCCCGGATGCGGCCGAGCTGATCGACGCGGACGTCATCGCCCACGTCCGCGACGCCCAGGACGGCAACGCGCACGCCTTCAGCCTGCTGTACGACCGCTACGTCGATCGCGTCTACGGCTACTGCTACCACCGCGTCGGCAACGCCCAGACCGCCGAGGACCTCACCGCTGACGTGTTCATGCGGGCGCTGAAGCGGATCGACTCGTTCTCCTGGCAGGGCAAGGACTTCGGCGCCTGGCTGATCGCCATCGCTCGCAACCGCTGCCACGACCACTTCAAGTCGGCCCGGTTCCGCATGGAGAACCCGGTGGCCGAGGTCTACGACAGCCCGGACTCCGGCCCCTCCTACGACGCCCGCCCCGAGCGGGACCTCGAGCTGCGCGAGCTGCAGGCGCAGGTCCACGCCGCGCTCGAGCAGCTCAAGAGCGAACACGCCGAGGTGCTGTTCCACCGCTTCCTGCAGGGCTTCGACGTCGAGGCGACCGCCAGGGTCATGGGCAAGAAGCCCGGCGCGATCCGCGCCCTGCAGTACCGCGCCCTGAAGGCGCTGGCCAAGCATGTGGACGTGGAGGCGTTCCTGTGA
- a CDS encoding DUF5667 domain-containing protein, whose translation MRGDAARLAALLEPGEVPEGDAVEVPADLSALATLAAALRESAPELPAMDPGARAALRERVVEAARERHAEPALLTRMRAAGRRWRYSRAATATTGIAALAATGGGVAGAAEGAQPGDLLYSLKLGVEELRLAATFDDVARGQRAMAYAFDRVAEAEAAAADARDPAAALDEAVDRVEAAGDLLLGAGMGDHVLDLADDVTAMTDRVEALRAELDAPAAVAATALLDALGRIEDGIADLVAPEAPAPTATPSSAPETDPEASERPTATPTATPVPATSTPLPTPRPGPVPVPTSPTGPSSGPTGGIGGAVDEAVDGVGGAVEDAVDGVGGTVGDAVDGVGDAVGDVVDGVGSGSVGGVVDGVGDAVDGVGGTADDVIDGVGGAVEDVTDGLGDAVGGTTGGAVEGVGGAVGDAVDGVGDAVEDVGGAVGGILDGVGDAVAPTPSDGVLPGILSGD comes from the coding sequence GTGAGGGGCGACGCCGCGCGGCTGGCGGCCCTCCTCGAGCCGGGAGAGGTGCCCGAGGGGGACGCGGTCGAGGTGCCGGCCGACCTGTCGGCCCTGGCGACACTGGCCGCGGCGCTCCGCGAGTCCGCGCCCGAGCTCCCGGCGATGGATCCGGGTGCCCGCGCAGCCCTCCGCGAGCGGGTCGTCGAGGCGGCCCGCGAGCGGCACGCCGAGCCGGCGCTGCTGACGCGCATGCGCGCGGCCGGCCGGCGTTGGCGGTACTCGCGCGCCGCGACGGCGACCACCGGCATCGCGGCGCTCGCGGCCACCGGCGGTGGCGTCGCGGGCGCGGCTGAGGGTGCCCAGCCCGGCGACCTGCTGTACAGCCTGAAGCTGGGCGTGGAGGAGCTCCGCCTGGCCGCGACGTTCGACGACGTCGCCCGCGGACAGCGGGCGATGGCCTACGCGTTCGACCGGGTGGCGGAGGCGGAGGCGGCGGCCGCCGACGCCCGCGACCCCGCGGCGGCCCTCGACGAGGCCGTCGACCGCGTAGAGGCTGCCGGAGACCTCCTCCTCGGCGCCGGCATGGGCGACCACGTCCTCGACCTGGCCGACGACGTCACCGCGATGACCGACCGCGTCGAGGCGCTGCGAGCCGAACTCGACGCCCCGGCCGCCGTGGCCGCAACGGCCCTGCTCGATGCCCTCGGCCGCATCGAGGACGGCATCGCGGACCTGGTCGCCCCCGAGGCGCCTGCCCCGACCGCGACGCCGTCGTCCGCGCCCGAGACGGACCCCGAGGCGTCCGAGCGTCCGACCGCGACACCGACGGCGACGCCCGTCCCGGCGACCTCCACACCCCTCCCCACGCCCCGGCCCGGCCCCGTCCCGGTGCCGACCTCCCCGACCGGGCCGTCCAGCGGCCCGACCGGCGGGATCGGCGGTGCGGTCGACGAGGCGGTCGACGGTGTGGGCGGTGCGGTCGAGGACGCCGTCGACGGTGTGGGCGGGACGGTCGGCGACGCGGTGGATGGCGTCGGGGACGCCGTCGGTGATGTGGTGGACGGGGTCGGCAGCGGCTCGGTCGGCGGGGTGGTGGACGGCGTGGGGGATGCGGTGGACGGGGTCGGTGGCACCGCCGACGACGTGATCGACGGGGTCGGCGGCGCGGTCGAGGACGTGACCGACGGCCTCGGGGACGCGGTCGGGGGGACCACGGGCGGTGCGGTGGAGGGGGTCGGCGGCGCCGTGGGGGACGCGGTCGACGGGGTGGGCGATGCGGTTGAGGACGTGGGCGGCGCCGTGGGTGGGATCCTGGACGGCGTCGGGGACGCCGTCGCACCGACCCCGTCGGATGGGGTCCTTCCTGGCATCCTCTCGGGCGACTAG
- a CDS encoding ATP-binding protein has product MQQTESAVRQEGTAASAVPSGELGPPDGDVSPQTTVAFRTWHRLLRLLLAVHVPLLLLFAVFREVELGTALLGVAVPTALVAAASAVGGPRVRAGLVAAGLASCSWLLVIWSGGAIEAHFHGLIAIGLVALYRDWIAVAIVATAQAALHLVVAQLAPDVVYNHPAAIESPAVWAFVHVVAVAGAVAIPIFSWRGSRAGEVQSASRASSEVREAAEAQRQRELASVYATVARRSQAMIERQLDVIEQLEAAEQDPETLQKLFALDHLATRMNREAGSMLVLAGGEPTRKVTGNPPLSEVVRAAVGEIEHFTRVDLQFDDDRRVESRLVPALIHLLSELIENAAEFSPPDSRVVVQGTTTDDGGYQMRIVDRGIGLDDARTAHYNQLLAHPPSTSPTESSRLGLDVVARLAGRHGIPVRLAHNAEGVGVTATLQVPAPLLGPADEEVLADAPPAELVDAPTPVAAAVLDPEPELTAPPSRWAAATAAGPAPAPAPAPEPVAVGAPPDPAEATRATTVPRVAASVSTGMSWSYSAHLRSQPARPAAAVAAPPPAGRGSRSQVTGPAPRQPDAPAAEPVAAADADHIERMLHGPAAGPAPAAGVATSAGRDRTPDPSSEEGSRPAPEDLRRTPPPPSRQPDTPPETPRRPAAATPAPETPAPETPVAETPAAEAPDPVTTRPDSPVADATVADAPVTDAQPSATRSGLPRRARGTSLPAGLRNPQDAQPASASAAPVSREESRSLLSSYQSRLQAGRKAAEDQVAQQGGAPRPAGTPTPERDDDR; this is encoded by the coding sequence GTGCAGCAGACGGAGAGCGCAGTTCGACAGGAGGGGACAGCCGCCTCGGCCGTGCCCTCCGGCGAGCTGGGCCCGCCGGACGGGGACGTGTCCCCCCAGACCACGGTCGCGTTCCGCACCTGGCACCGCCTGCTCCGGTTGCTGCTCGCCGTGCACGTCCCGCTCCTGCTGCTGTTCGCGGTGTTCCGCGAGGTGGAGCTCGGCACCGCCCTCCTCGGCGTGGCCGTCCCGACCGCCCTGGTCGCGGCGGCGAGCGCGGTCGGCGGCCCGCGGGTCCGCGCCGGGCTGGTCGCCGCCGGTCTGGCGTCGTGCTCGTGGCTGCTGGTCATCTGGTCCGGCGGGGCCATCGAAGCGCACTTCCACGGGCTGATCGCGATCGGCCTCGTGGCGCTCTACCGCGACTGGATCGCGGTCGCGATCGTCGCCACCGCGCAGGCCGCGCTGCACCTGGTGGTGGCCCAGCTCGCGCCGGACGTCGTCTACAACCACCCGGCGGCCATCGAGTCGCCCGCCGTGTGGGCGTTCGTCCACGTCGTCGCCGTCGCGGGTGCGGTGGCCATCCCGATCTTCTCCTGGAGAGGCAGCCGCGCGGGGGAGGTGCAGTCGGCCAGCCGCGCCTCGAGCGAGGTCCGCGAGGCCGCCGAGGCCCAGCGGCAGCGGGAGCTGGCCTCGGTCTACGCGACCGTCGCACGGCGCAGCCAGGCCATGATCGAGCGCCAGCTGGATGTGATCGAGCAGCTGGAGGCCGCCGAGCAGGACCCCGAGACGCTGCAGAAGCTGTTCGCGCTCGACCACCTGGCGACCCGGATGAACCGCGAGGCCGGGTCGATGCTGGTGCTGGCTGGCGGCGAGCCGACGCGCAAGGTGACCGGCAACCCGCCGCTGTCCGAGGTGGTGCGCGCGGCCGTCGGCGAGATCGAGCACTTCACCCGCGTCGACCTGCAGTTCGATGACGACCGGCGGGTCGAGAGCCGACTGGTCCCCGCCCTCATCCACCTGCTCAGCGAGCTGATCGAGAACGCCGCGGAGTTCAGCCCGCCCGATTCCCGGGTAGTCGTGCAGGGGACGACGACGGACGACGGCGGCTACCAGATGCGCATCGTGGATCGGGGCATCGGCCTCGACGACGCCCGCACCGCCCACTACAACCAGCTGCTCGCCCACCCGCCGTCGACGTCGCCGACCGAGTCCTCCCGGCTCGGGCTCGACGTCGTCGCCCGGCTCGCCGGCCGGCACGGGATCCCCGTCCGGTTGGCGCACAACGCCGAGGGCGTCGGCGTCACGGCGACGCTGCAGGTCCCCGCGCCGCTCCTCGGTCCGGCCGACGAGGAGGTCCTGGCCGACGCGCCCCCCGCCGAGCTTGTCGACGCGCCGACGCCGGTGGCGGCCGCGGTCCTCGACCCCGAGCCGGAGCTGACGGCCCCGCCCTCCCGCTGGGCGGCTGCGACCGCCGCCGGTCCCGCCCCGGCCCCCGCCCCGGCACCGGAGCCCGTGGCGGTCGGGGCGCCCCCCGACCCTGCCGAGGCGACGCGCGCCACGACCGTCCCACGGGTCGCCGCGTCGGTCAGCACCGGCATGAGCTGGTCCTACAGCGCGCACCTGCGCAGCCAGCCAGCCCGCCCGGCCGCCGCCGTCGCCGCGCCACCGCCTGCCGGGCGCGGCTCGCGCTCCCAGGTCACGGGACCTGCGCCGCGCCAGCCCGACGCACCCGCGGCCGAGCCGGTCGCCGCTGCGGACGCCGACCACATCGAGCGCATGCTCCACGGCCCCGCGGCGGGACCGGCACCGGCAGCGGGGGTCGCCACGTCGGCAGGCCGTGACCGGACGCCCGACCCCTCGTCCGAGGAGGGCAGCCGGCCCGCCCCCGAGGACCTGCGACGGACTCCGCCCCCGCCCTCGCGCCAGCCGGACACCCCTCCGGAGACCCCGCGCAGGCCAGCCGCCGCGACGCCCGCCCCAGAGACGCCCGCCCCAGAGACGCCCGTCGCCGAGACCCCCGCCGCTGAGGCGCCGGACCCCGTGACCACCCGTCCGGACTCGCCGGTCGCCGACGCCACGGTCGCCGACGCCCCGGTCACCGACGCCCAACCGTCGGCGACCCGCAGCGGACTGCCCCGCAGGGCCCGCGGGACGTCGCTGCCCGCCGGCCTGCGCAACCCGCAGGACGCCCAGCCGGCCAGCGCCTCCGCCGCTCCCGTGTCACGGGAGGAGTCGCGGTCGCTGCTGTCCAGCTACCAATCCAGACTTCAGGCGGGCCGCAAGGCTGCCGAGGACCAGGTGGCGCAGCAAGGTGGTGCGCCACGCCCCGCTGGTACCCCCACCCCCGAACGGGACGACGACCGATGA
- a CDS encoding roadblock/LC7 domain-containing protein, producing MNSSQLSDDARNLNWLVANFTAKVPGVANTLVLSADGLPLALSDNLDREAADQLAAIASGLSSLTQGAARCLAAGAVKQSIVEMDAGFLFVQTISDGSILSVLTTTDADLGLIGYEMALLVSRVGDVLTPALRVELQAALPS from the coding sequence ATGAACTCAAGCCAGCTCAGCGATGACGCGCGCAACCTCAACTGGCTGGTCGCGAACTTCACCGCGAAGGTGCCCGGCGTGGCCAACACGCTGGTGCTCAGCGCCGACGGGCTGCCCCTCGCGCTCAGCGACAACCTGGACCGCGAGGCAGCGGACCAGCTCGCGGCGATCGCGAGCGGCCTGTCCAGCTTGACCCAGGGCGCCGCCCGCTGCCTCGCCGCCGGCGCGGTCAAGCAGTCGATCGTCGAGATGGACGCAGGCTTCCTGTTCGTGCAGACGATCTCGGACGGCTCGATCCTGTCGGTGCTGACCACGACCGACGCCGACCTCGGCCTGATCGGCTACGAGATGGCGCTGCTCGTGTCCCGCGTCGGCGATGTGCTGACCCCGGCTCTCCGCGTCGAGCTGCAGGCAGCCCTCCCCTCATGA
- a CDS encoding DUF742 domain-containing protein, with protein MSTPPVDGGSQDWSRLTRPYALTGGRTEPVDADLALESLVEMTWEGYDALDSLTFEKRDIIRLTQETVSVAELAAHLRVPLGVARVLVADLADAGYVVVHPPPEGAEGGQDPNLLEKVLDGLRSL; from the coding sequence ATGAGCACACCTCCGGTCGACGGTGGGTCGCAGGACTGGTCGCGGCTGACCAGGCCCTATGCGCTGACCGGCGGTCGGACCGAGCCCGTGGACGCCGACCTCGCGCTCGAGTCCCTCGTCGAGATGACGTGGGAGGGCTACGACGCCCTCGACTCGCTGACCTTCGAGAAGCGCGACATCATCCGCCTGACCCAGGAGACCGTCAGCGTCGCCGAGTTGGCCGCGCACCTGCGCGTGCCCCTCGGCGTCGCCCGCGTGCTCGTCGCCGACCTGGCCGACGCCGGCTACGTGGTCGTGCACCCGCCGCCGGAGGGTGCTGAGGGCGGTCAGGACCCGAACCTGCTCGAGAAGGTGTTGGATGGCCTACGTTCGCTCTGA
- a CDS encoding ATP/GTP-binding protein codes for MAYVRSDRSRQAARARNVTRVAPTPTKIVVAGGFAVGKTTFVGSVSEIDPLRTEAAMTVASEELDDLSKVQGKRSTTVAMDFGRISLSDELILYLFGTPGQGRFWFMWDDLCKGAIGAIVLVDTRRLEDSFGPIDYFEDRGIPFIVAVNAFEGVLLHDLDEVREALQLSREIPVVRTDARLRDACKQTLIELVQQALRKAETARAR; via the coding sequence ATGGCCTACGTTCGCTCTGACCGCAGCCGCCAGGCCGCGCGTGCGCGCAACGTCACGCGGGTGGCCCCCACGCCGACCAAGATCGTCGTCGCGGGCGGCTTCGCCGTGGGCAAGACGACGTTCGTCGGCTCGGTCTCCGAGATCGACCCGCTCCGGACCGAGGCCGCCATGACCGTTGCCTCCGAGGAGCTCGACGACCTGAGCAAGGTCCAGGGCAAGCGCTCGACGACCGTGGCGATGGACTTCGGCCGGATCAGCCTGTCCGACGAGCTGATCCTCTACCTCTTCGGAACCCCCGGACAGGGTCGGTTCTGGTTCATGTGGGACGACCTCTGCAAGGGCGCGATCGGCGCGATCGTGCTGGTCGACACCCGCCGGCTCGAGGACTCCTTCGGCCCGATCGACTACTTCGAGGACCGGGGCATCCCCTTCATCGTGGCCGTGAACGCCTTCGAGGGTGTGCTGCTGCACGACCTCGACGAGGTCCGCGAGGCGCTGCAGCTGAGCCGGGAGATCCCCGTGGTCCGCACCGATGCCCGGCTCCGCGACGCCTGCAAGCAGACGCTCATCGAGCTGGTCCAGCAGGCCCTGCGCAAGGCGGAGACCGCCCGAGCCCGCTGA
- a CDS encoding dihydroorotase — METTLLRGGTLIDAASPPRAADVLVQAGEVRQVAAAGEGEVPPGARVLDVTGLLVMPGLVDIQVHFREPGGTEAEDIASGAEGAARGGVTAVVMMPNTSPAIDDPAVVAEVLAIGRSAPVEVHTAASITVGRQGERLVDVRALHAAGVRVFTDDGNAVMDAGIMRAALEATTQLPGMVVSQHAEDASLVAGGVVNEGLVARSLGVGGRPREAEEVIVARDVALARLTGGRYHVLHLSTALALDHVRRARAEGAAVTCEVTPQHLVLTEGDVARLGTSGKMNPPLRTAADVDALRRGLADGTVDAIATDHAPHAPEAKAASLADAPPGMLGVETAAAVVWTHLVRPGLLSPARAVEVLSTRPAAIAGLWRHGGPVAPGRPANLCVLDPEETWVVDPDALASRSRNTPFAGDRLTGRPVLTVVDGRVVMSRLG; from the coding sequence ATGGAAACAACCCTGCTCCGCGGTGGAACCTTGATCGACGCAGCGTCACCTCCGCGGGCTGCTGACGTGCTCGTGCAGGCCGGTGAGGTGCGCCAGGTCGCGGCTGCGGGGGAGGGAGAGGTGCCGCCCGGCGCCCGGGTCCTCGACGTCACCGGGCTGCTGGTCATGCCGGGTCTGGTCGACATCCAGGTCCACTTCCGCGAGCCGGGGGGCACCGAGGCGGAGGACATCGCCTCCGGTGCCGAGGGCGCGGCGAGGGGTGGCGTGACGGCCGTGGTGATGATGCCCAACACCAGCCCGGCCATCGACGACCCCGCGGTGGTCGCGGAGGTCCTCGCGATCGGCCGGTCGGCCCCCGTGGAGGTGCACACGGCCGCGTCGATCACCGTCGGGCGCCAGGGTGAGCGGCTGGTCGACGTCCGCGCCCTCCACGCCGCCGGCGTCCGGGTGTTCACCGACGACGGCAACGCGGTGATGGACGCCGGCATCATGCGCGCCGCCCTCGAGGCGACCACGCAGCTCCCCGGCATGGTCGTCAGCCAGCACGCGGAGGACGCGTCGCTGGTCGCGGGTGGCGTCGTGAACGAGGGCCTCGTGGCACGCAGCCTGGGCGTGGGCGGCCGCCCACGGGAGGCTGAGGAGGTGATCGTCGCCCGCGATGTCGCGCTGGCCAGGCTCACCGGCGGCCGCTACCACGTGCTGCACCTGTCGACCGCCCTCGCGCTGGACCACGTCCGCCGGGCCCGCGCCGAGGGCGCGGCCGTCACCTGCGAGGTCACCCCGCAGCACCTCGTGCTGACCGAGGGCGACGTCGCGCGGCTCGGGACCAGCGGGAAGATGAACCCGCCGCTGCGGACCGCCGCCGACGTGGACGCGCTCCGCCGGGGGCTGGCGGACGGCACCGTCGATGCGATCGCCACCGACCACGCGCCGCACGCCCCCGAGGCCAAGGCCGCGTCGCTGGCCGACGCCCCGCCGGGGATGCTCGGGGTGGAGACCGCCGCGGCGGTGGTGTGGACCCACCTGGTCCGTCCTGGTCTGCTCAGCCCCGCGCGTGCCGTGGAGGTCCTCTCCACGCGACCGGCCGCCATCGCGGGCCTCTGGCGGCACGGCGGTCCCGTCGCCCCGGGGCGTCCCGCCAACCTCTGCGTCCTCGACCCCGAGGAGACCTGGGTCGTCGACCCGGATGCGCTCGCCAGCCGGTCCCGGAACACCCCCTTCGCAGGCGACCGCCTCACCGGCCGTCCTGTGCTGACCGTCGTCGACGGGCGCGTCGTCATGTCCCGCCTCGGCTGA
- a CDS encoding alpha/beta fold hydrolase encodes MAPESTSRYVDVDGARLAVTDVGEGLALVALPAGVADRRVWRQAIGAWTADGWRVVAHDRRGFGESTWEPAPTEQPFSHVDDLVAVMDAVGVDRAVLVGNSQGGRIAVDTALAHPGRVTALVLIAPAVTGMPFDLDDLHPDELALEEAIEAAEEAGDLDAVNRLEAHLWLDGPREVEGRVAGAARDLFEDMNGRSLTAPPVGELRWGPSAWDRLDQIAVPTLVVVGELDEWPHVFAGLAERIPGAQLVTMPGSAHLPMLDDPEAFLDAVAPFLSDQR; translated from the coding sequence ATGGCCCCCGAGTCCACCAGCAGGTACGTCGACGTCGACGGCGCCCGCCTGGCGGTGACCGACGTGGGGGAGGGGCTGGCACTGGTCGCGCTCCCCGCCGGCGTGGCCGACCGGCGTGTCTGGCGGCAGGCGATCGGCGCCTGGACCGCCGACGGCTGGCGGGTGGTCGCCCACGACCGGCGAGGGTTCGGCGAGTCGACCTGGGAGCCCGCTCCCACCGAGCAGCCGTTCAGCCACGTCGACGACCTGGTCGCCGTGATGGATGCCGTCGGGGTCGACCGTGCGGTCCTCGTCGGCAACAGCCAGGGCGGCCGCATCGCGGTGGACACGGCCCTCGCCCACCCCGGCCGGGTCACGGCGCTGGTCCTGATCGCCCCCGCGGTGACCGGCATGCCGTTCGACCTCGACGACCTCCACCCGGACGAGCTCGCGCTCGAGGAGGCCATCGAGGCCGCGGAGGAGGCCGGGGACCTCGACGCGGTCAACCGCCTGGAGGCCCACCTGTGGCTGGACGGGCCGCGTGAGGTGGAGGGGCGGGTCGCCGGTGCGGCCCGCGACCTGTTCGAGGACATGAACGGCCGGTCCCTGACCGCCCCGCCGGTCGGCGAGCTCCGCTGGGGACCGTCGGCCTGGGACCGCCTGGACCAGATCGCGGTGCCCACCCTGGTCGTGGTCGGCGAGCTGGACGAGTGGCCGCACGTGTTCGCCGGCCTGGCCGAGCGCATCCCCGGCGCCCAGCTCGTGACGATGCCCGGGTCGGCGCACCTGCCGATGCTGGACGACCCCGAGGCGTTCCTCGACGCGGTCGCCCCGTTCCTGTCCGACCAGCGCTGA
- a CDS encoding GH1 family beta-glucosidase produces the protein MPILDPTELAARLPSTIRMGTATSSYQIEGAVDEDGRGPANWDVFCATPGTIADGSSGAVACDHYHRMPDDVALMADLGMEVYRFSIAWPRIMPEGAGRVERRGLDFYDRLVDALLAAGIEPVPTLYHWDLPQALEDAGGWPERDTAGRFADYAQVVVERLGDRVTRWATLNEPWCSSHLGYHAGAHAPGETDAAKAMAAAYNLLRAHHLGGQAVRAASSSAQLGVVLNVTTIHGDDEDAVRALDAIRNRWWLDGCLRGSVPADALEAWSAVLGDAEPDVRSGDLAGETPDWLGVNYYYPEVVTTEPEGVAFPDACVDPARSVPPTGETTAMGWRIDASAFADLLRRVHEGWGPIPIAITENGAAFDDDQPVEGRLPDPRRTTYLSDHLAAVADAAADGVPITDYMAWSLMDNFEWALGYSKRFGIVHVDYDTQVRTPKDSARWYADVVAAVKARR, from the coding sequence ATGCCGATCCTGGATCCCACCGAGCTCGCCGCCCGCCTCCCCTCCACCATCCGCATGGGGACCGCCACGTCCTCCTACCAGATCGAGGGTGCGGTCGACGAGGACGGCCGGGGCCCGGCCAACTGGGACGTCTTCTGCGCCACGCCCGGGACGATCGCCGACGGGTCCTCCGGGGCGGTCGCCTGCGACCACTACCACCGCATGCCCGACGACGTCGCGCTGATGGCCGACCTCGGCATGGAGGTGTACCGGTTCTCGATCGCCTGGCCGCGGATCATGCCGGAGGGCGCCGGCCGGGTCGAGCGGCGCGGGCTGGACTTCTACGACCGGCTCGTCGACGCGCTGCTGGCCGCGGGGATCGAGCCCGTCCCGACGCTGTACCACTGGGACCTGCCCCAGGCGCTCGAGGACGCCGGCGGCTGGCCGGAGCGGGACACCGCCGGCCGCTTCGCCGACTACGCCCAGGTCGTCGTCGAGCGCCTGGGTGACCGCGTGACCCGGTGGGCGACGCTCAACGAGCCGTGGTGCTCCTCCCACCTCGGCTACCACGCCGGCGCGCACGCCCCCGGCGAGACCGACGCCGCCAAGGCCATGGCCGCGGCCTACAACCTGCTGCGCGCCCACCACCTCGGCGGCCAGGCGGTCCGCGCCGCGTCCTCGTCCGCCCAGCTCGGCGTCGTGCTGAACGTCACCACGATCCACGGCGACGACGAGGACGCCGTCCGGGCGCTCGACGCGATCCGCAACCGCTGGTGGCTGGACGGCTGCCTGCGCGGCAGCGTGCCGGCCGACGCGCTCGAGGCGTGGTCGGCGGTGCTCGGTGATGCCGAACCGGACGTCCGCAGCGGCGACCTCGCCGGGGAGACCCCGGACTGGCTCGGCGTGAACTACTACTACCCCGAGGTGGTCACCACCGAGCCGGAGGGTGTGGCGTTCCCCGACGCCTGCGTCGATCCCGCCCGGTCCGTGCCGCCCACGGGCGAGACGACCGCGATGGGCTGGCGGATCGACGCCAGCGCCTTCGCCGACCTGCTGCGGCGCGTCCACGAGGGGTGGGGTCCGATCCCGATCGCGATCACCGAGAACGGCGCCGCGTTCGACGACGACCAGCCCGTCGAGGGGCGGCTGCCCGACCCCCGCCGGACCACGTACCTGTCGGACCACCTGGCCGCCGTCGCCGACGCCGCGGCGGACGGCGTGCCGATCACCGACTACATGGCCTGGTCGCTGATGGACAACTTCGAGTGGGCGCTCGGCTACTCCAAGCGCTTCGGGATCGTCCACGTGGACTACGACACCCAGGTCCGCACGCCGAAGGACAGCGCCCGCTGGTACGCCGACGTCGTGGCCGCCGTGAAGGCCCGCCGCTAG
- a CDS encoding MerR family transcriptional regulator, translated as MARKDQLTIDDLAATTGVSSRSIRYYQTRGLLPPPKVRGRQGFYDHRHVDRLGLISELQEEGLNLQAIGWLLGGASGVDSDELRQLKRAVLDGWVSEEPAEISAKDLAKALAQGEWSPETAARAEQLGLLTTIEDGESFRILLPSVLAAGTELAEMGLDPDRLLDVLEGMRAHATAVAEAYLRVFDEAVLAPWDARGRPEGEWQQIREFVDRIRPLAGEALLAVFRQVMADLIAEQLTSARPVE; from the coding sequence ATGGCACGGAAGGACCAGCTGACGATCGACGACCTGGCCGCGACCACGGGGGTGTCGAGCCGCAGCATCCGCTACTACCAGACCCGCGGCCTGCTGCCGCCGCCGAAGGTCCGGGGCCGCCAGGGGTTCTACGACCACCGCCACGTCGACCGCCTGGGGCTGATCTCCGAGCTGCAGGAGGAGGGGCTCAACCTGCAGGCCATCGGCTGGCTGCTCGGGGGTGCCAGCGGCGTGGACTCCGACGAGCTCAGGCAGCTGAAGCGGGCGGTCCTCGACGGCTGGGTCTCGGAGGAGCCGGCGGAGATCTCCGCGAAGGACCTCGCGAAGGCGCTCGCCCAGGGCGAGTGGTCACCCGAGACCGCCGCCCGCGCCGAGCAGCTCGGTCTGCTGACGACGATCGAGGACGGCGAGTCGTTCCGCATCCTGCTGCCCAGCGTCCTCGCGGCCGGCACCGAGCTCGCCGAGATGGGACTGGACCCCGATCGGCTGCTCGACGTCCTCGAGGGGATGCGCGCGCACGCGACGGCCGTCGCGGAGGCCTACCTGCGGGTGTTCGACGAGGCGGTCCTCGCCCCGTGGGATGCCCGCGGCCGGCCGGAGGGCGAGTGGCAGCAGATCCGCGAGTTCGTCGACCGCATCCGGCCGCTCGCCGGCGAGGCGCTGCTGGCGGTGTTCCGCCAGGTGATGGCCGACCTGATCGCCGAGCAGCTCACCAGCGCCCGCCCGGTCGAGTAG
- a CDS encoding PaaI family thioesterase, translating to MVRDIEQARTLLAEGFSAWVTELDLSFDAITDEGVVMRMPFSPRICRQGGIVCGQAFMALADTASVFGLWAAAGALRPCTTVDVSIQMMRPVSDADVLAETRLLRLGRSMAFVEVLLHADGDARPAVHATATLALTG from the coding sequence GTGGTGCGGGACATCGAGCAGGCACGGACGCTGCTGGCCGAGGGCTTCAGCGCGTGGGTCACCGAGCTCGACCTGTCGTTCGATGCGATCACCGACGAGGGGGTGGTCATGCGCATGCCGTTCTCCCCGCGGATCTGCCGGCAGGGAGGCATCGTCTGCGGCCAGGCGTTCATGGCCCTCGCCGACACCGCATCGGTGTTCGGGCTGTGGGCGGCGGCCGGGGCGCTGCGGCCCTGCACGACCGTCGACGTCTCTATCCAGATGATGCGGCCGGTGAGCGACGCCGACGTGCTGGCCGAGACGCGTCTCCTGCGGCTGGGGCGGAGCATGGCGTTCGTCGAGGTGCTGCTGCACGCCGACGGGGACGCGCGGCCCGCGGTGCACGCCACCGCGACGCTGGCGCTGACCGGCTGA